A single window of Hevea brasiliensis isolate MT/VB/25A 57/8 unplaced genomic scaffold, ASM3005281v1 Scaf220, whole genome shotgun sequence DNA harbors:
- the LOC131176687 gene encoding calcium-transporting ATPase 12, plasma membrane-type-like, with protein sequence MEMEMVQHHSGGDLEEGIHYRGHGDAKDFAIDQESLVSLLEFDGFSHSQFQRIEEIAAALETSVSTGITGDPEDLNRRRDYFGSNHEDGLLEVAPTDTRKSLSRRTLECFKDPNVIMLLFSSALSLILGILKYGVKKGWCDGFIILIEAFITVLVKIYKERYLEVSINRQSLEETVHVMRDGSLQQVPISQVVVGDVLSLKTGDRVPADGLFISGSSSLKLNNAGSESFDMDSSRFQAIFAGATVVSGECRMLVISVGSNKRWSKMINSIGRGDKSVKAQLMTRVDNLSSRMEKLAILFPLVLLVVQLLCYLIRRSLTSSNNDDDKGLNNHGMNSTMDELMSQVTTLINRHAGIFSRFLAVTSVLLMAIREGLNLGVFICLSYSRRTLELECRVMVRDLVACAAVGLASTICTGETGDLSLKKMNVAELWIGGEMVSDAATIVSQEVLDVLHDGVGLNVYGPVEDAQICWVRLALGVDVGKLKQDSTVVETEAFDFDRACSCTSLTKKKEMTMGKSIVHKHLNGVPDDVLPFCRYYCEVNGTVKLIDEDQRAVFDSICQHIAADSTHCLAFAYQQVVVSEGEEQQLEDKKEISKFACYDGFILLGIVGFKNPYPLEMKEAVQACRDAGIGIKLVLNEDRNIGRFIAVNSGIISRGDLQKAVVEAAEFRSLSDEERERLIDHIQVMVNSTPVDKLLLAQCLRKKFDAVMVIGDNSMDFPSLKEADIGLLLGSVSENAVCNENSDDEIVVMDRSFATVASILRRGRHAYSNMQKFVQLHLTAMIAAVAVNFVAGIPSGESLFSPLQVSWVSLIIVDTLGALALATDQPNQISSLPMPVIHGAGSSLITRIMWKNIVFQVIYQVIIFIVLHFKGSEIFHVEHAVADAMIFNSYALCQIFVLLNAREIEKTNVLENLYKNSRFLLAVLAMVLLQFTFIEIFTYFSPAAKLGLQKWLVCVAISSLSLPIGFVVKFIQVSGYGERRVIQGEPEAKKRGLPESAGDEAAEALGRPSMIPGKFKEARLNPRDSQSLTQKWSGPLLVKKSRHHLLRLLQAQGEKAHRLRQKVEK encoded by the coding sequence ATGGAAATGGAAATGGTGCAGCATCATTCTGGAGGTGATTTGGAAGAGGGAATCCATTATCGAGGACATGGAGACGCCAAGGACTTCGCAATAGACCAGGAAAGCCTAGTTTCACTATTGGAGTTCGATGGCTTTTCTCATAGTCAATTCCAAAGAATCGAAGAGATTGCAGCTGCTCTAGAGACTAGTGTTTCTACAGGAATAACCGGAGATCCGGAAGATCTTAATCGTCGCAGAGACTATTTTGGCTCTAACCATGAGGATGGTCTCTTGGAGGTAGCACCAACCGATACTAGAAAATCCTTGTCCAGGCGAACTCTAGAATGTTTCAAAGATCCAAATGTTATTATGCTTTTATTCTCTTCCGCACTATCTTTAATCCTCGGCATCTTGAAATATGGAGTTAAAAAAGGGTGGTGCGATGGTTTCATCATACTTATTGAAGCATTCATTACTGTCCTTGTAAAGATTTACAAGGAAAGATACCTTGAGGTGTCTATTAACAGGCAGAGCCTGGAGGAAACAGTGCATGTAATGAGGGATGGAAGCTTGCAACAGGTGCCTATCTCTCAGGTTGTGGTCGGCGATGTCTTAAGTTTGAAGACTGGTGATAGGGTTCCTGCAGATGGCTTGTTCATCAGTGGAAGCTCGTCATTGAAGCTCAATAATGCTGGCAGCGAGTCTTTTGACATGGATAGCTCCCGGTTCCAGGCAATATTTGCTGGAGCCACAGTGGTGAGTGGGGAATGCCGTATGCTTGTGATTTCGGTAGGATCAAACAAGAGATGGAGCAAGATGATAAACTCTATTGGAAGAGGCGATAAAAGTGTTAAAGCTCAGTTGATGACCAGGGTGGACAATTTAAGCTCGAGAATGGAAAAGTTGGCAATCCTCTTCCCCTTGGTTCTTCTTGTGGTTCAGTTGTTGTGTTATCTCATAAGAAGAAGCTTAACGTCAAGCAATAATGATGATGACAAAGGCCTGAACAACCATGGCATGAATTCCACAATGGATGAACTGATGAGTCAAGTTACAACACTGATAAACAGACACGCTGGAATCTTTAGTCGATTCCTGGCCGTTACCAGTGTGTTGCTTATGGCAATCAGAGAAGGtttgaatttaggggtttttATCTGTCTCTCGTACTCAAGAAGGACCTTGGAGTTAGAATGTCGTGTCATGGTCAGAGATCTTGTGGCCTGCGCAGCGGTGGGACTGGCTTCCACCATTTGTACAGGCGAAACTGGTGATCTGAGTTTAAAGAAGATGAATGTCGCTGAGCTTTGGATTGGTGGAGAGATGGTCAGTGATGCAGCGACGATTGTTTCTCAAGAAGTACTTGATGTATTGCATGATGGGGTTGGCCTCAATGTCTATGGTCCAGTAGAGGATGCTCAAATTTGCTGGGTTAGATTGGCGCTGGGAGTTGATGTTGGAAAATTGAAGCAAGATAGCACCGTCGTTGAAACTGAAGCCTTCGATTTCGATAGGGCTTGCAGTTGTACCTCCTTAACGAAGAAGAAGGAAATGACAATGGGTAAATCGATTGTGCATAAGCACTTGAATGGTGTTCCAGATGATGTGCTTCCGTTTTGTCGATATTACTGTGAAgtaaatggaacagtgaaattaatTGATGAAGATCAAAGAGCTGTATTTGATAGCATTTGTCAACATATTGCTGCCGATAGTACCCATTGCTTAGCTTTTGCATATCAACAAGTTGTGGTGTCAGAAGGAGAGGAACAGCAATTGGAAGATAAAAAGGAAATTTCCAAATTCGCATGCTATGATGGATTCATCTTATTAGGCATAGTGGGTTTCAAGAATCCATATCCACTGGAGATGAAAGAGGCTGTACAAGCCTGCCGGGACGCTGGCATTGGCATCAAACTAGTGCTCAATGAAGACAGAAATATAGGCAGGTTCATTGCTGTCAACTCCGGAATCATCAGCCGTGGAGATTTACAAAAAGCGGTTGTTGAAGCAGCCGAATTCCGGAGCCTCTCAGATGAAGAACGAGAAAGATTGATTGATCATATCCAGGTGATGGTAAATTCTACTCCAGTTGACAAGCTGCTACTGGCACAGTGCCTAAGAAAGAAATTTGATGCAGTAATGGTTATCGGCGACAATAGTATGGACTTCCCATCATTGAAAGAAGCGGATATTGGACTTTTGTTGGGCAGCGTAAGCGAAAATGCTGTATGCAACGAGAATTCTGATGATGAGATTGTGGTTATGGATAGAAGTTTCGCTACTGTTGCTTCAATTTTAAGGAGGGGAAGGCATGCGTACAGTAACATGCAAAAATTTGTCCAATTACATCTTACTGCCATGATTGCTGCAGTTGCTGTAAACTTCGTTGCGGGGATTCCCTCGGGAGAAAGCCTCTTTTCACCGCTACAGGTTTCGTGGGTTAGCCTAATCATTGTTGACACTCTCGGCGCCTTGGCTCTGGCAACCGATCAACCTAACCAGATTTCTTCATTGCCTATGCCTGTAATCCATGGTGCTGGTTCATCACTCATAACCAGAATTATGTGGAAAAATATTGTGTTTCAAGTTATATATCAGGTTATCATATTTATAGTCTTGCACTTCAAAGGAAGTGAAATATTCCATGTTGAGCATGCAGTGGCGGATGCTATGATCTTCAACAGTTATGCTTTGTGCCAGATTTTTGTATTGTTGAACGCGAGAGAGATTGAGAAGACTAATGTTCTTGAGAACCTTTACAAGAACTCGCGGTTTTTGTTGGCGGTACTGGCTATGGTTCTTCTACAGTTCACATTCATAGAAATTTTCACATATTTCAGTCCTGCGGCTAAGCTAGGCCTGCAAAAATGGTTGGTCTGTGTTGCCATATCATCTCTATCCTTGCCTATTGGTTTTGTCGTTAAGTTTATACAGGTCTCTGG